Proteins encoded by one window of Homoserinimonas aerilata:
- the rpsT gene encoding 30S ribosomal protein S20, with protein sequence MANIKSQIKRILTNKKATDRNKAVRSEVKTAVRATRAAITEGNKEKAAAALLVASKKLDKAASKGVIHKNQAANRKSSIAKQVNAL encoded by the coding sequence GTGGCAAATATCAAGTCGCAGATCAAGCGCATCCTCACCAACAAGAAGGCGACCGACCGCAACAAGGCCGTCCGCAGCGAGGTCAAGACGGCAGTTCGCGCAACGCGCGCCGCCATCACCGAGGGCAACAAGGAGAAGGCTGCAGCCGCTCTCCTCGTCGCCTCCAAGAAGCTCGACAAGGCCGCCAGCAAGGGCGTCATCCACAAGAACCAGGCGGCAAACCGCAAGTCGTCCATCGCGAAGCAGGTCAACGCGCTGTAG
- the lepA gene encoding translation elongation factor 4, with protein sequence MSPRAQKALEPASTDPAFIRNFCIIAHIDHGKSTLADRMLQVTGVVSDRDMRAQYLDRMDIERERGITIKSQAVRMPWALDAQTGPSPAGTYALNMIDTPGHVDFTYEVSRSLAACEGAILLVDAAQGIEAQTLANLYLALDNDLTIVPVLNKIDLPAADPEKYARELADLIGGSPDDVLRVSGKTGVGVPELLDRVTSVIPPPVGDASAPPRAMIFDSVYDSYRGVVTYVRMVDGQLNPREKIQMMSTRATHEILEIGVSSPEPVPSKGLGVGEVGYLITGVKDVRQSKVGDTVTTASKPASAALPGYTEPLPMVFSGLYPIDGSDYPALRDALDKLKLSDASLVYEPETSVALGFGFRCGFLGLLHLEIITERLDREFGLDLITTAPSVIYEVTTEDRKTVTVTNPSEFPVGRIDSVSEPIVKAAILAPKDYVGVIMELCQGRRGTLLGMDYLGEDRVEIKYTMPLGEIVFDFFDQLKSKTAGYASLDYEPSGQQEADLVKVDILLQGEQVDAFSAIVHREKAYAYGVLMTGRLRELIPRQQFEVPIQAAIGARIIARESIRAIRKDVLAKCYGGDITRKRKLLEKQKEGKKRMKMVGRVEVPQEAFIAALSGDVEKKDKK encoded by the coding sequence GTGAGCCCCAGAGCACAGAAGGCCCTCGAGCCGGCTTCGACCGACCCCGCCTTCATTCGCAACTTCTGCATCATCGCCCATATCGACCACGGTAAGTCGACGTTGGCCGATCGCATGCTGCAGGTGACGGGTGTCGTCAGTGACCGCGATATGCGCGCCCAGTATCTCGATCGCATGGATATCGAGCGTGAGCGTGGCATCACGATCAAGAGCCAGGCGGTGCGGATGCCGTGGGCTCTGGATGCGCAGACCGGCCCGTCTCCGGCGGGCACCTACGCGTTGAACATGATCGACACCCCCGGGCACGTCGACTTCACCTATGAGGTCTCGCGCAGCCTTGCCGCCTGCGAGGGCGCCATCCTGCTTGTGGATGCGGCGCAGGGCATCGAGGCGCAGACGCTGGCGAACCTGTATCTGGCGCTCGACAACGACCTGACGATCGTTCCGGTGCTGAACAAGATCGACCTGCCTGCGGCCGACCCCGAGAAGTATGCGCGGGAGCTCGCCGATCTGATCGGCGGTTCGCCTGACGATGTGCTCCGGGTCTCCGGAAAGACGGGCGTGGGTGTTCCTGAGCTGCTTGACCGCGTCACGAGTGTCATCCCGCCGCCTGTCGGTGATGCGAGTGCGCCGCCGCGGGCCATGATCTTCGACTCGGTCTACGACAGCTACCGTGGCGTGGTCACGTATGTGCGGATGGTCGACGGCCAGCTGAATCCGCGCGAGAAGATCCAGATGATGTCGACGCGTGCGACGCATGAGATCCTCGAGATCGGTGTCAGTTCGCCTGAGCCGGTGCCCAGCAAGGGGTTAGGGGTCGGCGAGGTCGGTTATCTGATCACGGGTGTGAAGGATGTGCGCCAGTCGAAGGTGGGCGACACGGTGACGACGGCGTCGAAGCCGGCATCCGCGGCCCTTCCCGGGTACACGGAGCCTCTCCCGATGGTCTTCTCCGGCCTGTATCCGATCGATGGCAGCGACTATCCGGCGCTGCGCGATGCGCTCGACAAGCTGAAGCTTTCGGATGCTTCGCTCGTCTATGAGCCGGAGACCTCGGTTGCGTTGGGCTTCGGTTTCCGCTGCGGCTTCCTCGGCCTCCTGCATCTGGAGATCATCACGGAGCGGCTCGACCGCGAGTTCGGGCTCGACCTGATCACGACTGCGCCATCCGTCATCTATGAGGTGACGACGGAGGACCGGAAGACGGTCACCGTGACGAACCCGAGCGAGTTCCCGGTGGGCCGCATCGATTCGGTGAGCGAGCCGATCGTGAAGGCGGCGATCCTCGCGCCCAAGGACTATGTCGGCGTGATCATGGAGCTCTGCCAGGGGCGCCGCGGCACGCTCCTCGGCATGGACTATCTCGGCGAGGACAGGGTCGAGATCAAGTACACGATGCCGCTCGGCGAGATCGTGTTCGACTTCTTCGACCAGCTGAAGAGCAAGACGGCCGGCTATGCGAGCCTCGACTACGAGCCGTCGGGTCAGCAGGAGGCCGACCTGGTAAAGGTCGACATCCTGTTGCAGGGCGAGCAGGTGGATGCGTTCAGCGCGATCGTGCACCGCGAGAAGGCGTATGCCTATGGCGTGCTGATGACGGGGCGTCTGCGCGAGCTGATTCCGCGCCAGCAGTTCGAGGTGCCCATTCAGGCGGCGATCGGTGCTCGCATCATCGCTCGTGAGAGCATCCGTGCCATCCGCAAGGATGTTCTGGCCAAGTGCTACGGCGGTGACATCACCCGCAAGCGCAAGCTCCTCGAGAAGCAGAAGGAGGGCAAGAAGCGCATGAAGATGGTGGGCCGCGTCGAGGTTCCTCAGGAGGCGTTCATTGCCGCCCTCTCGGGTGATGTCGAGAAGAAGGACAAGAAGTAG
- a CDS encoding DUF1990 family protein, with the protein MSRPALWNLPVTYAAVGATQSPETLRYPPEGYRVFEKRVRIGTGPARWDFAWHATLAWGIKVRSGFTIELTETPPEVTEGSYAPVSFDTAGTPVAPAITGPSTETVYGPDGLPFVSPGDSAWLVLHVGPFKIHEPVRVVYVIDEPNRKGFAYGTLPGHQISGEESFVVDLEDDGSVWLTVRTISRSATGWGWARPFLAIGQRIIRARYLKALTGPVD; encoded by the coding sequence GTGTCGCGCCCCGCGCTCTGGAATCTTCCTGTCACCTACGCGGCGGTGGGGGCCACTCAGTCGCCCGAGACGCTGCGCTACCCGCCGGAGGGCTACCGCGTCTTCGAGAAGCGGGTGCGCATCGGCACCGGCCCCGCGCGCTGGGATTTCGCCTGGCACGCGACACTCGCGTGGGGTATCAAGGTCCGCAGCGGTTTCACGATCGAGCTGACGGAGACCCCTCCGGAGGTCACCGAGGGCAGCTACGCGCCCGTCTCCTTCGACACGGCGGGCACGCCCGTCGCCCCTGCCATCACCGGCCCGTCGACAGAGACGGTGTACGGGCCGGACGGCCTGCCCTTCGTCTCGCCCGGCGACTCGGCCTGGCTGGTGCTGCACGTCGGCCCGTTCAAGATCCATGAGCCTGTGCGCGTCGTCTACGTGATCGACGAACCGAATCGCAAGGGCTTCGCCTACGGCACCCTGCCCGGCCACCAGATCAGCGGTGAGGAGTCGTTCGTCGTCGACCTCGAAGACGACGGCTCCGTGTGGCTCACGGTCCGCACGATCTCTCGCTCTGCGACGGGGTGGGGGTGGGCGCGTCCTTTCCTCGCGATCGGGCAGCGCATCATCCGTGCCCGCTATCTGAAGGCCCTCACCGGCCCTGTCGACTGA
- the hemW gene encoding radical SAM family heme chaperone HemW has product MPSALPIADPAPLDGALPASVAEGAEGRDFGVYLHVPFCRVRCGYCDFNTYTSDELRGAKRSDYASQAVQEVALARGVMDAAGLPERPVSTVFFGGGTPTLLPASDLVSMFDAVRDAWRIAPDAEVTTEANPDSVDLDYLMALGRAGFTRVSFGMQSAVPHVLATLERTHDPERVPLVVAWAREAGLDVSLDLIYGTPGESLDDWRRSLEHAIAQAPDHLSAYSLIVEDGTKLARQIRRGEVAQPDEDLQADMYELADELLGAAGFDWYEVSNWATTDAHRSRHNLAYWRGHDWWGVGPGAHSHVGGVRWWNVKHPAAYADRIMAGHSPAAGRETLDQETRRVERVLLQLRIREGISAGELGPQGRTAVAGLIADGLVEGASAVRGTIVLTRNGRLLADAVVRRLLDEG; this is encoded by the coding sequence ATGCCCTCCGCCCTGCCCATCGCCGACCCTGCGCCCCTCGACGGCGCCCTTCCGGCATCCGTCGCCGAGGGCGCGGAGGGCCGCGACTTCGGCGTCTACCTGCATGTGCCGTTCTGCCGTGTGCGCTGCGGCTACTGCGATTTCAACACCTACACCTCAGATGAGCTTCGGGGTGCGAAGCGCAGCGACTACGCGAGCCAGGCTGTGCAGGAGGTCGCGCTGGCACGTGGCGTGATGGATGCTGCGGGCCTGCCCGAGCGGCCGGTGTCAACCGTCTTCTTCGGCGGCGGCACTCCGACGCTGCTGCCCGCATCCGATCTGGTCTCGATGTTCGACGCTGTGCGCGACGCCTGGCGAATCGCTCCGGATGCGGAGGTCACGACAGAGGCGAACCCCGATTCGGTCGACCTCGACTACCTGATGGCGCTGGGGCGCGCCGGTTTCACGCGGGTGTCGTTCGGCATGCAGTCGGCCGTCCCACACGTTCTGGCGACGCTGGAGCGCACCCACGACCCCGAGCGCGTGCCGCTGGTGGTCGCGTGGGCCCGCGAGGCGGGCCTCGACGTCAGCCTCGACCTCATCTACGGAACACCGGGGGAGTCGCTCGACGACTGGCGCCGCTCGCTCGAGCACGCCATCGCGCAGGCGCCGGATCACCTCTCCGCCTATTCGCTCATCGTGGAGGACGGCACGAAGCTGGCCCGGCAGATCAGGCGCGGCGAGGTTGCGCAGCCTGATGAGGATCTGCAGGCCGACATGTACGAGCTGGCCGACGAGCTGCTCGGCGCGGCCGGATTCGACTGGTACGAGGTGAGCAACTGGGCGACGACGGATGCCCACCGCTCCCGTCACAACCTCGCCTACTGGAGGGGTCACGACTGGTGGGGTGTCGGGCCCGGCGCCCACAGCCATGTCGGCGGGGTCCGCTGGTGGAATGTGAAGCATCCGGCCGCCTACGCCGACCGCATCATGGCGGGGCATTCGCCTGCCGCCGGGCGGGAGACGCTCGACCAGGAGACGAGACGGGTCGAGCGTGTGCTCCTCCAGCTGCGCATCCGTGAAGGAATATCGGCGGGGGAGCTGGGGCCGCAGGGCCGCACGGCCGTCGCGGGGCTCATCGCCGACGGCCTCGTCGAGGGTGCGAGTGCGGTGCGCGGCACGATCGTGCTCACGAGGAACGGGCGGCTGCTCGCAGATGCCGTCGTGCGACGGCTCCTCGACGAAGGCTGA
- a CDS encoding DUF4870 domain-containing protein has product MTNQAPPPPPSGYNAAPQPLSPSDEKLWATLIHVGGIFLGFLPALIGYLLLKDRGPFVREHTRSALNFQISFTIYAVALSIVGSIIVAVTFGIGAIIVVPVLIAFGVAAIVFMIIAAVKANSGQYYKYPVTIEFIK; this is encoded by the coding sequence ATGACGAATCAGGCACCCCCACCACCGCCCTCCGGCTACAACGCCGCACCGCAGCCGCTCAGCCCCTCAGACGAGAAGCTGTGGGCGACGCTCATCCATGTCGGCGGCATCTTTCTCGGCTTCCTGCCGGCGCTGATCGGCTATCTGCTGTTGAAGGACCGCGGGCCGTTCGTGCGTGAGCACACGAGGTCTGCCCTCAACTTCCAGATCTCGTTCACCATCTATGCGGTCGCCCTCAGCATCGTGGGCAGCATCATCGTGGCCGTGACGTTCGGAATCGGGGCGATCATCGTTGTGCCGGTTCTCATCGCATTCGGTGTCGCCGCCATCGTCTTCATGATCATCGCAGCGGTCAAGGCGAACTCGGGGCAGTACTACAAGTACCCGGTGACGATCGAATTCATCAAGTAG
- a CDS encoding DUF4870 domain-containing protein, producing MTDQTPPPASPAAAAPLTPAEDNQWASFAHLGGILWILPPLIIWLVFKDRGTHTDREGKESVNFQIAVTIGHIAIQIINAVLTAVTFGFWMLIGWILPLALWILTIVFCIQGFNAAKNGQSYRYPVNLRLIK from the coding sequence ATGACCGATCAGACCCCTCCCCCCGCGTCACCGGCGGCAGCAGCACCGCTCACCCCTGCCGAGGACAACCAGTGGGCGTCGTTCGCACACCTGGGTGGCATCCTGTGGATCCTCCCGCCGCTCATCATCTGGCTCGTGTTCAAGGACCGCGGCACCCACACCGACCGTGAGGGCAAGGAGTCGGTGAACTTCCAGATCGCCGTCACCATCGGCCACATTGCGATCCAGATCATCAACGCCGTGCTGACCGCTGTCACCTTCGGCTTCTGGATGCTCATCGGATGGATCCTGCCGCTCGCGCTCTGGATTCTCACGATCGTGTTCTGCATTCAGGGTTTCAACGCCGCGAAGAACGGCCAGTCCTACCGCTACCCGGTCAACCTGCGCCTCATCAAGTAG
- the hrcA gene encoding heat-inducible transcriptional repressor HrcA, with protein sequence MVSDRGLEVLRVIVQDYVESREPVGSKSIVERHSFGVSAATIRNDMAQLEEEELIAAPHTSSGRVPTDKGYRLFVNQLADLRPLNAAQRQAIHAFLGESADLDDVLARTVRLLSQLTHQVALVQYPSLGRSRIRHVELVPLTESRILTVLITDTGRVEQRMVDVGPGLDDEFLSDLRMRINSALDGLLLTEAAARLDSLADDFAPARREVVHPIAASLAEQVLANRHDRLVMAGAANLARTEEDFAGSIYPVLEAIEEQVTLLKLFGEMEQDQAGISVRIGRENESFGLGEASVLSTGYTAAGGELARLGLLGPTRMDYSSNMAAVRAVARYLSRLLGES encoded by the coding sequence GTGGTCTCAGATCGCGGTCTCGAGGTGCTCCGGGTGATCGTGCAGGACTATGTGGAGTCCCGAGAGCCTGTCGGCTCCAAGTCGATCGTCGAGCGCCATTCATTCGGCGTGTCCGCGGCGACGATCCGCAACGACATGGCCCAGCTCGAGGAGGAGGAGTTGATTGCCGCGCCGCACACCTCCTCCGGCCGTGTGCCGACCGACAAGGGTTATCGCCTCTTCGTCAACCAGCTCGCCGATCTCAGGCCGTTGAATGCGGCGCAGCGGCAGGCGATCCACGCGTTCCTGGGCGAATCGGCCGATCTCGATGACGTGCTCGCGCGCACGGTGCGCCTGCTCTCGCAGCTCACGCATCAGGTCGCTCTTGTGCAGTACCCGTCTCTGGGGCGCTCGCGCATCCGTCATGTCGAGTTGGTGCCGCTCACCGAGTCGCGCATTCTCACCGTGCTGATCACCGACACCGGTCGGGTGGAGCAGCGCATGGTCGACGTGGGGCCCGGCCTCGATGACGAGTTTTTGAGTGACCTGCGGATGCGCATCAACTCGGCCCTCGACGGGCTGCTCCTCACGGAGGCGGCTGCGCGCCTCGACTCGCTCGCCGACGACTTCGCTCCTGCTCGGCGCGAGGTGGTGCATCCGATCGCGGCCAGCCTGGCCGAGCAGGTTCTCGCGAACAGGCACGACAGGCTCGTGATGGCGGGGGCTGCGAATCTTGCGCGCACGGAGGAGGACTTCGCCGGCAGCATCTATCCTGTTCTGGAGGCGATCGAGGAGCAGGTCACCCTGCTGAAGCTCTTCGGCGAGATGGAGCAGGATCAGGCTGGCATCTCGGTGCGCATCGGCCGGGAGAACGAGTCTTTCGGCCTCGGCGAGGCTTCCGTGCTGAGCACGGGCTACACGGCGGCCGGCGGCGAGCTTGCCCGCCTGGGGCTTCTGGGGCCGACCCGGATGGACTATTCCAGCAATATGGCGGCGGTTCGTGCGGTTGCACGTTACCTGTCGCGCCTGTTGGGCGAGAGTTGA
- the dnaJ gene encoding molecular chaperone DnaJ: MADHYEVLGVDRDATPEVIKKAYRRLARELHPDVNPGADAADRFKDVTHAYDVLSDPKQKEQYDLGDQAGFGGGFGGFGDIFETFFGGGGGGNRPPRSRTERGQDALVRIEVTLEDVIFGTQHEVEVDTAVTCKTCAGSCCAPGTEMATCDICGGSGLIQRSVRSLLGNVMTSSPCGTCRGFGTVIPNPCSTCSGQGRVRARRRIPVDIPAGVDTGLRLQMPSQGEVGPAGGPNGDLYLEIKVRHHDVFSRNGDDILATLEVQMTDAILGTTATFDALDGPVELEIKPGAQSAEVITVKDRGVTHLRGSGRGDLKVGIQVLTPTKLNSKSKELIAELARVQNAVPPHLAHFQQGLFQKLRDRFLNI, from the coding sequence GTGGCTGACCATTACGAAGTACTCGGCGTCGACCGGGATGCGACCCCCGAGGTGATCAAGAAGGCGTACCGTCGTCTTGCCCGCGAGTTGCACCCCGATGTGAATCCGGGAGCGGATGCCGCCGATCGCTTCAAGGACGTGACCCACGCCTATGACGTGCTCTCCGACCCCAAGCAGAAGGAGCAGTACGATCTGGGCGACCAGGCCGGCTTCGGCGGTGGATTCGGTGGCTTCGGCGACATCTTCGAGACCTTCTTCGGCGGTGGGGGCGGCGGCAATCGCCCTCCGCGTTCTCGCACGGAGCGAGGGCAGGATGCGCTCGTCCGCATCGAGGTGACGCTCGAGGATGTCATCTTCGGCACGCAGCACGAGGTCGAGGTCGACACGGCCGTCACGTGCAAGACGTGCGCGGGCTCCTGCTGCGCCCCGGGCACCGAGATGGCGACATGCGACATCTGTGGCGGCTCCGGCCTCATCCAGCGTTCCGTGCGCAGCCTGCTCGGCAATGTGATGACCTCGAGCCCCTGTGGCACCTGCCGCGGCTTCGGCACGGTCATCCCGAACCCGTGCTCGACGTGCTCCGGCCAGGGCCGCGTGCGCGCCCGCCGTCGCATCCCCGTCGACATCCCCGCCGGCGTTGACACGGGCCTTCGCCTGCAGATGCCGAGTCAGGGCGAGGTCGGCCCGGCCGGTGGGCCCAACGGCGACCTGTACCTCGAGATCAAGGTGCGCCACCACGATGTGTTCAGCCGCAATGGCGACGACATCCTGGCGACGCTCGAGGTGCAGATGACGGATGCGATCCTCGGCACGACGGCCACGTTCGACGCGCTCGATGGTCCGGTCGAGCTGGAGATCAAGCCCGGCGCGCAGAGCGCGGAGGTGATCACGGTCAAGGATCGTGGCGTCACCCACCTGCGTGGTTCGGGCCGTGGTGATCTGAAGGTCGGCATCCAGGTGCTCACGCCCACGAAGCTCAACTCGAAGTCGAAGGAGCTCATCGCCGAGCTGGCCCGCGTGCAGAATGCGGTGCCGCCGCATCTGGCGCACTTCCAGCAGGGGCTGTTCCAGAAGCTGCGCGACCGCTTCCTGAACATCTAG
- a CDS encoding 16S rRNA (uracil(1498)-N(3))-methyltransferase yields the protein MAHFYLNESLVSAAPGASVSIEGAEARHAVTVSRIRVGESLSIGNGAGLVVTGPVVEADAARLVVEAVDVVETPVPSPAVLLVQALAKGDRDESAVQAATELGVDAVVPWAAQRSIVRWQGPKVAKGIERWRAIVREATKQSMRPRIPEVRELASTTAVAALASQLRVLVLEPTAEQRLSELELDGRDVAVVVGPEGGIAPAELEQLAAAGAVAVRLGDGVLRTSTAGPAAIAVLSARLGRW from the coding sequence GTGGCGCACTTCTACCTGAACGAGTCGCTAGTGTCGGCGGCGCCGGGCGCATCCGTCTCGATCGAGGGTGCCGAGGCCAGGCATGCCGTCACGGTGAGTCGCATCCGGGTGGGGGAGTCGCTGTCGATCGGCAACGGTGCGGGGCTTGTCGTGACCGGGCCGGTTGTGGAGGCGGATGCTGCCCGTCTCGTCGTCGAGGCCGTCGACGTCGTCGAGACCCCGGTGCCGTCGCCTGCGGTGCTGCTCGTGCAGGCTCTGGCCAAGGGCGATCGCGATGAGTCCGCCGTGCAGGCGGCGACCGAGCTCGGTGTGGATGCTGTTGTGCCGTGGGCTGCGCAGCGCTCGATCGTGAGATGGCAGGGCCCCAAGGTGGCGAAGGGCATCGAGCGGTGGAGGGCGATCGTGCGCGAGGCCACGAAGCAGTCGATGAGGCCGCGCATCCCTGAGGTGCGGGAGCTGGCGTCGACGACCGCAGTCGCCGCGCTGGCGTCGCAACTGCGTGTGCTCGTGCTGGAGCCGACGGCGGAACAGCGGCTGTCTGAGCTCGAACTCGACGGGCGCGATGTTGCCGTCGTCGTGGGGCCGGAGGGAGGCATCGCGCCGGCCGAGCTCGAGCAGTTGGCCGCGGCAGGAGCCGTCGCTGTGCGTCTCGGCGACGGGGTGCTGCGAACCTCCACGGCGGGTCCCGCGGCGATCGCGGTACTGAGCGCGCGCCTGGGCCGCTGGTAG
- a CDS encoding histidine triad nucleotide-binding protein, with translation MPDHAEPSIFTRIIDREIPADVVFESERLIAIRDIAPKAPVHLLVIPKDPQFRDVVELAAGDPELLAEMVAAAATLAEEHCGGQFRLVFNTGTDAGQTVFHVHAHIMGGGLTEGSLGD, from the coding sequence ATGCCTGACCATGCCGAACCGTCCATCTTCACGAGGATCATCGATCGTGAGATCCCGGCCGACGTCGTCTTCGAGAGCGAGCGGCTGATCGCGATCCGCGACATCGCGCCGAAGGCCCCTGTGCACCTGCTTGTGATCCCGAAGGATCCGCAGTTCCGTGATGTCGTCGAACTCGCGGCGGGCGATCCGGAGCTCCTCGCAGAGATGGTCGCCGCGGCTGCGACGCTGGCAGAGGAACACTGTGGCGGCCAGTTCCGTCTCGTGTTCAACACGGGCACGGATGCCGGCCAGACGGTGTTCCACGTTCACGCCCACATCATGGGCGGCGGGCTCACGGAAGGCTCCCTTGGCGATTGA